GCCGCACGCAGGCCGCGGCTGGCCGGAATGTGCGGCCGCGCGACGGCCAGGGTCTGCACCGCGACCAGCGCCACCCCGAGCACGCACAGCGCGCAGGGCGCGGCGAGCCGGCGCAGACGGACCGCGCCGGCCGCGCGCGAGCCGATGACGGTGACCGCCGCCGGCAACAGGCCGATGATCAGCGCGGTGGCGGCGCCGCCGGCCCACTGCACCGCGCTGCCCAGCAGCACATAGTAGACGATGTTGCCGAGCAGGCTCAGGCGCAGCAGCGCCCACCATTCGGCCGCGCCCAGCGGCGCGGTGGCGGCGCGCCAGCGCGGCAGCAGCACCACGGCGGCGATGGCGCCATAGGCCAGGTAGCGCGAGATGGCCAATTGCAGCGGCGAGAAGGCGCTCAGCAGTTGCGGCGCCAGGAACACCAGGCCCCACAGCGCGCCCGCGACCATGCCGCTGCCGACCCCTGCCCATAGACGTTCGCGCATGCGGTTCGTTTCCGTATCGGCCGTGTCAGCCGTGACGGCTCAGCATGCCGGCGCCGGCAGCGGCCGGCTTGTCCCAGACTCCTGTCCTGACGCGGGGCGATGACGGCGGCGGTAGGCGGCCGGGGTCTGCCCGGTGCTGCGCTTGAGCGCGCGGGTCAGCGCGCTCTGGTCGGCATAGCCGCTGTCCTGGGCCAGGTCGGCGATCGGCCGGTTGCCATGTGCCAGCTGTCGGCGCACCCAGTCCAGCCGCCGTGCCGCCACCCAGTCCTGCGGCGTGCGCCCGAATGCAGCGCGAAACAAGGCGTGCAGGCGGCTCGGGCTCAGGTGCGCCAGCTGCGCCATGCGCCGCACCGGCCAGTCCTGGCCGGGCGCGGCCTCGATGCGCCGGCACAGTGCCTGCAGCCGCTGCCAGCCGCGCGGCGCGGTGCCCGCCTGCAGCCAGGCCAGCACGGCGGCGCCGGCATCGGCATGGGCGATGGCGAGGTGAGGATGCGGCGCCTGGGCGGCGAGCAGATCCTGCAGGGGAGGGGGCAGGTCGAGGAATGGCTGTCGCCGCAGGCGCTCCAGCGCATAGTCGCCAAAGGTATCGGTTGTGCAATCGACGACCAGGAAGCGGTTGGCGTCCAGCGCGCACTGCGCATGCCGGGTCTGCGGCGCGACCACCGCGGCGCGGAAACGGTCCAGATAGCCGCCGCGGCCGTCCACCTCCAGTTCCATCGAGCCGTGCAACGGCAGCACCAACTGCACGTGGTCGTGCTGATGGGCGGCGCCGTCGCGGCCGTAGCTGCGCAGGCTCAGGGAAGGGGCGGGGGACATGCCCGTTACGCTAGCGCGCTGGCGGTGGCGGTGGAAGGGCGGGGATTGGGGATTCGCAACAGCCCGATGGTGCGCTGTCGTCGTAGATACCGTCTTACCCCCTAGCAGGCAAGGCCCCTTTTCGGATCGAACGCGGTGCCCGATTTGAGAACCCCGTAGGCCAGGTGCAGGAGCTTGCGCATAGCGGCGCACACGATCTGCTTGCCGGCTTTGCCGCGTTCGCTCAGCCGCTGTTTCAGCGTCCGGATGATCGGGTTGTGGGTCATGGCCACCAGGGCCGGCATGAACAGGCCCGCGCGCAGGCGGGGCGAGCCGGTGCGCGAGATGCAGACGTGGCCTTTGCGCTCGCCCGACTCCTGCAGGCACGGATTCAGGCCCGCGAAGGCGGTAACCGCCGAGGCATCGGCGAAGCGCCTCACATCGCCAAGCTCGGCCAGCATCAAGGCCGCGCTGGTGTCGGCAATGCCCTGGATGCTCACCAGCAGCTCGCGCTGCCCACGCAAGGTCGGATCCTGGTCGATATGGTCATCGATGGCCTGCTCGATCTGGGCGATGTGGTGTTGCAGATCGGCCAGATGGACCTGGATCGAGTCCTTCACCTGGGCCGGAGCGACCTCCAGCCGGTTGCGCTCCATCTGCAGCATCTGTTGCAGATCCTGGCGCCGGCGCACCAGCGCTTTGAGCTGCTTGAGCGCCGGCGGATCAGGGTGCCAACGGCGCAACTGCTCGCGGTGACGCAGGGCATAACTGGCGATCAGCTTGGCATCGCTGCGATCGGTCTTGACCCGGCTAAGCTGGCTGCGTGCGTACGCGGCCGTCTGCGCCGGGTTGAGCACGCACACCCGATAGCCGCGTGCGTGGAGGAACTCGGCCAGCGCCTGGTGGTAGGTGCCGGTGGCCTCCATGGCGATCCAGCTATCGGGCTGCGCATGCGTCTGCAGCCATGCCTGCAGAGCCTGGAAGCCCTTGGCGTCGTTGGACAACTTGGCCTTGGTACGGTGCTTGCCATTGGTCAGATCGATGGCCACATCGAAACTGCGTTTGGCGACGTCGATGCCGATGACGGGAGACATACGCGATTCCTCCATCGTGTCAGGGTCATGATCGGCGCTGGGCCCGGTCCTGCCTTGTCGATGCGAGTTCACGCCCGGGGGCGGACTCTGGATACCGTTCGGACACACAAAGGCCAGCATGTGGAGGGCGGAGCCGATCTACGATGCAAGCTCGAAGCTTTAGGAGCGACTGGACCTCCCACACCTCCTCCGATGATCAGTCGGAAGACATGACGCCTGTCTAGGGGCGACATGTCCAGATACAAGGAGCGGCTTCAGCCGCGACCCTGGGCTCCTGCCCGTCGCGGCTGAAGCCGCTCCTACGGACGCTTCGAGCGTTTCATCGCGGTGTACCAGCGATGCTGCGGTGCGGAGACCAGGCGCCGATATCGGCCGGCGCTGGCCTATGGGGGCGCTGCGCGTGCGGCCGCGAGGACCGCACGCGCATTGCGTCAGGCGCCGCCCTGGCCACCGCTCCATGTATCGCGCAACGTCACGCTGCGGTTGAACACCGGCGCATCGGCGCGGTGGTCGTAGCGGTCGGCGACGAAATAGCCGGTGCGCTCGAACTGGAACGCCTGCTCCGGCGCGGCCTGGGCGGCGGCGGGTTCGACGTAGCCGCGCACGCTGCGCTTGGATTCGGGATTGAGGTAATCGCGGTAGGTCTTGCCGTCGGACTCGTCGTCGGGCTTCTCCACCGAGAACAGGCGGTCGTACAGGCGGATCTCCGCCTCCACTGCGTGCGCGGCGCTGACCCAGTGGATGGTGCCCTTGACCTTGCGGTTGGCGCCTTCCATGCCCGGGCGCGATTCCGGGTCGAGCCAGCCGCGCAGTTCCATGATTTCGCCGGCGTCGTTCTTGATCACTTCGTCGACGCGGGCGATGCCG
This genomic stretch from Xanthomonas sacchari harbors:
- a CDS encoding DMT family transporter gives rise to the protein MRERLWAGVGSGMVAGALWGLVFLAPQLLSAFSPLQLAISRYLAYGAIAAVVLLPRWRAATAPLGAAEWWALLRLSLLGNIVYYVLLGSAVQWAGGAATALIIGLLPAAVTVIGSRAAGAVRLRRLAAPCALCVLGVALVAVQTLAVARPHIPASRGLRAAGLACAVGALACWTAYSIKNARWLRRRQDLSGRDWSLLTGVVTGALALGLALPAFALAGTSHAGPEWMRFWGMALVLALFASVIGNACWNHASRLLPLTLVGQMIVFETVFALLYGFLWEQRWPTALELLAIACLLGGVLWCTLVHARPQPAVREAKPG
- a CDS encoding AraC family transcriptional regulator: MSPAPSLSLRSYGRDGAAHQHDHVQLVLPLHGSMELEVDGRGGYLDRFRAAVVAPQTRHAQCALDANRFLVVDCTTDTFGDYALERLRRQPFLDLPPPLQDLLAAQAPHPHLAIAHADAGAAVLAWLQAGTAPRGWQRLQALCRRIEAAPGQDWPVRRMAQLAHLSPSRLHALFRAAFGRTPQDWVAARRLDWVRRQLAHGNRPIADLAQDSGYADQSALTRALKRSTGQTPAAYRRRHRPASGQESGTSRPLPAPAC
- a CDS encoding IS110 family transposase; protein product: MSPVIGIDVAKRSFDVAIDLTNGKHRTKAKLSNDAKGFQALQAWLQTHAQPDSWIAMEATGTYHQALAEFLHARGYRVCVLNPAQTAAYARSQLSRVKTDRSDAKLIASYALRHREQLRRWHPDPPALKQLKALVRRRQDLQQMLQMERNRLEVAPAQVKDSIQVHLADLQHHIAQIEQAIDDHIDQDPTLRGQRELLVSIQGIADTSAALMLAELGDVRRFADASAVTAFAGLNPCLQESGERKGHVCISRTGSPRLRAGLFMPALVAMTHNPIIRTLKQRLSERGKAGKQIVCAAMRKLLHLAYGVLKSGTAFDPKRGLAC